The Medicago truncatula cultivar Jemalong A17 chromosome 7, MtrunA17r5.0-ANR, whole genome shotgun sequence genome includes the window AGTGGATCATTTTTCCATAATGGTGGTAAGGAGATCAAGAGAGAAGGTGTAATAAATTCATAGAAGAACCGTTGAATCAAGAACTATCCACATTTCAAAACTAGCGTAAATGGAAGTAGGCTTCTCTTTTCCAGGTTGATGAATGATATGATCGATAACCTTGTTGACGCTAGCATTAATCTCAAAAAATTCAGCCCAGACGGCGTAGTGATCCTTCTCCATTTCTAGCACAAAagcaatgtttttattttatttttatattggtcACGACAAGGGCCGAGTGAAAATTGGGTTTCACCGAATTGGAGGTCACGACATCGATGGAGGACACGACAGTGAACGACAACATGGAAGGGGAGGAAGACATGgtgtggagagagagagagagagggagagagagagagagagagagaggggggggggggagggagggagagagagagagagagagagagagagagagagagagagctgcTGGCACGGTGGTTGGTGCGGGAAAGGAAGACACTTGATCGACAGTGGGCGGCTCAAGAGAATAGGCAGCGGCGCCTTGGGTGAAGAAAATGGCGGCGGTTGCAAGGAAGAAAGGGGTAGGTTACGTGGGAAATTAGACTCGTGATACCATAAAGGAAATCAATTCGTGAATTTCATTGATAATGATCAAGAGTATATATATAGTTAGAGTCAAATCTAGGAGAGTAATTACAAAATAATGGAGAGTAATTACAAAGTAATAACCAACATAATTACTAACATAATTACATAAGGTCAAACATTCTATCATGAAACTTCCTAACACACCCGCTCACACTTAGAGCTGAAAATCCGAAGCATGACCATAGTCATTCAATAATGGGCGGTCCAACGAGTCTTAGAAGGTTCTAATAAAATCTTAGAATTAGGATTGAACCTAATCCAATCTTAGAAAACCGATTTTTGAGACGATGAGGACCCACCGATTATAGCTAATACTTTTAAATTACTCCTAAATTTAAGATAGAAAGAAGaaagctaattttttttagcactACGTAATTTGTTGATGCGCGATGCAATGCAGTAGTTGCGCCTACTATGTCCTGACATTACAAAGCGGTTTTAATAGTGATTTACAATCACACTGCAATTGTAGCCTGATGCGATTGGCACCACCACAACCACAATATTGGGACCGTATCACCTGATACGGTCCCCAATTTGAAACATTGATTGGGGCTGCAATTGCAGTTGTCTagtgtattttaaaatatggttGATATTTAGTTAAAGGGGAGTAAAAGGCGGAGATGATTCACGTCCTTGTTCGATAACTAACTTTATGCATTCTGAAAGACTTCACTGTTGGCATTATTGTTATTCTAAGAAAACTCTCCTAATCTTAATGAGATGACAAATGACAGAAACATACAGATGGGATAGGTTTGGCTTTGAATAGGAAATAATACAAGCTTCTAATGTATGATGAGATCCAATTTCTTTGAGATGATGAGGACCACCATTGGATACTTATGATGTCTATTTAAAAACATAGAGCTTGGTATCTGAGTTTTAGAAAGAGCAATGGACCATTTACTATGAATTTTGAAGCATACGACATAGTATATTACTCTGCCTTGCTGGCTAGTTTGGCACATCTTACTTCAAGAAACATGTGTGTGTGTAGGTGTGTATGTGTTTATCACCaccacacatatatataaaagatgCAGGTGTGGGTCGAATATGAGGGTGAAAAAGTAGTAGTGGTTGAAGAGTTTCATAAGAGATGGGTGGTGTTGCATGGACAGAAGAAGAAGATCACTTGCTTAAGAAATGCATACAACAATATGGTGAAGGAAAGTGGCATAGGGTTCCACTATTGGCTGGTAAAagttaatcaattatttttcctttttcttgatATTTCTATTTGTCTTCTCTAAAACGGATATTTAATTACTTCTTTGAAGTATGTCATCTGAGGTTCGATCTCTCACAAATATGTATGGaagaacatttttttattgaaaaatcaattGTCGACCTCTTAAAACGGATCATATTATTTTGAGAGATTGGTCCATGCTCTTGACTAGGAAAACCTTGGGTTCACTATTAAAATGAAATCATCATGAAATGACCGACTCTTGAAGTATGTCATCTGAGGTTCCATCTCTGATAAATATGTATGGaagaacatttttttattgaaaatcaacTGTCGACCTCTTAAAACGGATCCGTTATTTTGAGAGATTGGTCCATACTCTTCTTGACTAGAAAAACCTTGGGTTTACTATTAAAATGAAATCATCATGAAATGACTTACTTGTTCAATCTTTGCAATTGGTTCTTACACAATTGAACCAACATacttacttagttgattatttttcttttttcatcaaacattGGTTTGTTGAAGGTCTAAACAGATGCAGAAAGAGTTGTAGGCTAAGATGGTTGAACTATCTACGTCCTAACATAAAGAGAGGAAATTTTGCTGAGGAGGAAGTGGAAATGATTGTCAAACTCCACAAATTATTAGGCAACAGGTAAACTTTGATCTTTAAGACTTTCCTTTGGTATTTTCTAATGTGTTCTAAGTTCTAACAACTAGGCATGGGCCATGATAGCCTTATGCAGTTTTTCCAAAGGTGTTAAAGCTCATTAGTGAAGAGTGTGCATAGTAAAAAGTTAGTGTTCAAGTATAGTAAATGATGTTCTCGctgaaaaaaagtatataatataGGATGTGTAATATTCATTCAATTTGAACCAATTGATTTGGTATTTTGGTGTGTTTAGATTTTTAGCAAGTAAGATGTTTGGATTCACTTTTTGAGCTTATCTATATAAATAAAGCATTCGTATTTGTTTtgatctctaattttttttaaaaatgcactttttATAGATCCACAACGACCAATCCTTGCGTGAATTGTCAAGGATCCAATAAGTCCTACATTGATTTCCTCTGAGGTGTCAATTGGACAAATATATCTATAGTGACTAGGATGGATATCCTGCATCCGAAAACTAGCAGTTCGTCCCGTCAATCCTCCAGGACCCAAATAACTCAATTTTCTCCCATGAACTATTTGGGTCAATGGATTGGTTTGATCTAAAACTTGAGATAATGGGTGTAATCTAAAAAAGGATTCATAAGTGGTTGCTAATGGAGTTGAAGTCACTAAATTTTGAGGAATTCGTATCAATATATCTAATTGCTTTATATATAGTTCctcaaattatattttctaaacGAACTAGAGCCAAtccaaattcatcttttaataGATAACTATCAGTGGGAGTTATATGAAAAAAACTTAAGATATGTCCTTATGttgttttctgtttattttcaaaaactatcTATAATAACTTACAAAAACAACTTACAGCTcatatgaaaacatttttcatttttttacaaataaaaatagtttattttgtaaaaaaaaaaatagtttattcatAAGCATTGATATAATAAGTGCTtagttaagttgtttatctaaacATTACTCAAATGATTTTAGTTATTGACCCCTTTAGAGTCCGCTTATTatagttttattgtgaaaaaaaaaaaattctaaacaaaGTTTTATCACTTATAAAAGTTTTTCCCATGTGttacaattttcttttgaaaaagagaatccgaaaaatatctaaaaattgCTTCAAGAAACTGTGATGAATAATTTCtcccaaaaatcatttttatatgtGGTtgttttaagggttaaatatgtttttggtccctataaatatatttactttttgttttagtccctctacatttttctttcaactattagtccctataaaattttcaaacactacttttggtccctatttttaagttaatttttgtattttttaatgaaattgtgtgaaaatgtgtagaatattgtaaaaatctttcttagaaaaaagttagatttttttaacaaaacataaattaaatattaatttttaaccataaaaaatataaaaattcatttttaattcatgttttgttaaaaaatagaattttcttttgcgagagattattataatattatgattttttctgcaaaattttattgaaaatatgaattctacatatgagtttactttaaagtagggaccaaaaatgaagaTGGAAAACCTTTGGGGAACTAAAagtcaaagaaattttttagagggactaaaacgaaaagttgacatatttatagagaccaaaaacatatttagccCTTGTTTTAAAAAGGTAAATTTAATTAGGAtgaacaaacacaaaatagcttcaacttttaattttttttttaaatttctaaaaattaatctttaaaatttacaaaatcaccTTTTTGCAATTAGTAACAAATGGACCCTAAGCTATttgctacaatttttttttcttcaggtgGTCCCTGATTGCAGGAAGGCTACCAGGAAGGACAGCAAATGACGTGAAAAACTATTGGAACTGTCATCTAAGCAAAAAACTAAATGCTCTAGAAGCTGATCAAGATAGGTCACAATCATCCAAAGATGTTCAAATCATTAGGCCACAGGCAAGAAACATTGGTTCAAGCTCAGTGAAGAGAAGGAGCCAAGGAGAGTCACCAACTGACCAAGTTCTAGTTCAACAAGAGAGTGACATGACAACATTTGATGCTGATGGAAAGAATCATATGCTTGAATCACAACAAGACATGATGGTGTATTCATGCTTGGACCAACAAGGTATGGTTGGTGAGTTTCCAATGGATTTTCAATTAGAAGGATTTGAAGCTATGGTAAGTGGAGGAGAGGGTAGTAGTAGCCAATGGAATTGGGAGGATTTGCTCTTAGATATGGATCTATATAATGGTTTTTCTTAGATTATTGTTCCTTATTGCCAATAGGGAAGACAATGTAGTCTCTATACATTGGTTGTGTGTCAATTTCAAAGTTAAATTTTATCCAAGGAAATGGTGGCTTAATCGATGTATTTTGTAAATCGAAGTAGTTGTTGTTTAAATAAACCAATAAAATCGGTCTTGTGAGACAGAGTTAGCCCTAAAACTGGTTAGTAATATGGAAatagttttgtagttttttaaaccctattacTTTTATATCTAGTAGACAATgtaagatttgtttttttttaatagtatccTAGTTGATAATGAAAAGGAATATCCTCTTACATAAGAGAGGCAGATAAATATTCCTTATGTTCTATTGCTTGATCTTAGTGTCGTAAAAAAATTAGCTACCAATGTTAataaagtttttaaattttgattatggTAACGATTGTTCTGCAATCCTTGATATTGTAGAAAATTATAGTTGAATACAATCGCAACTGTCTAAATTATGTCGTAAATCtttgtttaaaatttaagtCATTATATTTCCATCTCTTTCATTTCTTCAGAATTTGAAGGAATGAATCTCTTTCATTCCTTCAAAATTTGAAGGAATGAAAATACAAAGTTTTTCTTAGATTATCCATAGTATGACATGCTATTAGCTTCTTTCTTCATctcccttcttccttcattctttTTACCCTCCACACTTATTGGGGGAAATTCTCTTTTATTGCAATCCTTTATTCTAGGTGAATCTTTTGAGTTGTCAATGATTATTTGTGACTTTTATAAGAGTTCTTTGTACTTCTACGTTTCATTGATATGTGGCTCatatagaaaaatagaaatGCCAAACAGCTCTTGATAAGGCATGAACAGTTAAATCCTACCCCTTCACCACAAAAGAAGAAAGTCAATAACTAAAGTagaaaaattatcattaattctaaaaacttaaaatcacataaaaacaaaacatgtagCTAAAATTTTGGATTGTAATAGCTATTTTATTTCAATCGTGCTGGTTAAAATAATATCAGTGTTGAGTTTTGAGTTAAAATTTGATGTATGTGTTTCAACAAGActgtgacacgattttgatccataaatttaaatttgtttctaCAAAAATTGTGGCATGATTTTGGATAACGTTCAGTTTTATTGTGTATAAACTGAAAAATTGGGACATACTTTTCTCAAGATTTGAAACACTATTTAAGCACTCCTTGACCTATTTGTTAAGTAAACTTGGTGAATTTTATGGAAACCAAATGAGAGAACTTTTAGGGTATTTAGATACTAAAGGTTGAAGGTCTTTGGGTGAGCTCCAAAGcttcaagatgtgaatcttgAAGAACCAAAAGAGGGGACTCTTGGGCGAGGCTTGGTGTCTTTTGTGGAGAGATTCATGTAGTTGAGAAACACATCATATGAGAGTCATTGTGAGCAACTTGGGCGAGTCTTGGGAGATCAAAAGAGAAGATCCTTAGGAAATCaaaagcttataacttataagtgttggttctcttttggggttagattctagagttgggAAACAATTAGAAAACACCTTGGGAGACTTGTAAATAATTGAGTTACTTGTTCATGGGAAGAGATTGTGAAATTGGTAAAAATTAGGTTTGTTCTGGGTGAGCTTGGTGAAGTTGATTTTTTGCAACCCTTTTGTTTCTCTGCATAAAGAACTCATTAATAGTCAAGAGGAGAGATCTCTCTCCCAAGAGTAGGTCATTGTTGGACCAAATTGGGTAAACAATTCTTTGatgtttttctcttctctttactctctttatcttatttattttttggtttgattgtgGTTTTACTTTACACTTGGtttctagattagatctagattGTTATTGTTACTTTTGGATATTTTGGTTATTGATATTTGCTTCACAAATCTTAATTTCATTGATTTGAGATTTGGAGTTTCCGAATTCACTACAATCATTTTGAACGTTTGAATTTGTTGGATTGTAATGTTTCATTTTGAATGTTGTATGTTACCAAAAGAATGTCATTTCGAATGTTTGAATCTTTTGGATTTATAATGTTATAAGTTGTCATTTTGAATGTCAAAACAATGTTTCAAGT containing:
- the LOC25480613 gene encoding transcription factor MYB1, encoding MGGVAWTEEEDHLLKKCIQQYGEGKWHRVPLLAGLNRCRKSCRLRWLNYLRPNIKRGNFAEEEVEMIVKLHKLLGNRWSLIAGRLPGRTANDVKNYWNCHLSKKLNALEADQDRSQSSKDVQIIRPQARNIGSSSVKRRSQGESPTDQVLVQQESDMTTFDADGKNHMLESQQDMMVYSCLDQQGMVGEFPMDFQLEGFEAMVSGGEGSSSQWNWEDLLLDMDLYNGFS